The sequence GGTCAAACACAGTGCCAGGAGCCCCGACAATAAAATACGGACTCtgcaaaaccaaaacaaacccggTTTTATGACGGGGGACCATAAAACTGTTAAGAAAGCAGTAGAAGTGTGAAAGAGAGGCTGAGTGTAAAGGGTGAGCGAGAActgacacacaatacacaaaaaaGAGACGCCCTTTTTGATTTGTATACGCATCTTTGAAAGGAGTAAAGAGCAGAACATACCGTTGCACGCGTTCATCCTCTGCATCCAGGGATACACGGGAGTGGTCGATTGCTTGTCGTCGACCATCTCACCAAACAGCCCTTTCCCACTTAGCCCGGGGCATTCTGTTTTGCGATGAACAATGTCTTGGCTGAGCGAGAGTGAATGCTCCTCTAGACCGCATGCCGTTGGGTCTTTCTCCCGGTAAAAGCTCGCTGCTGCCGCTGAGTAGTCACACGCGCCCGCTCCGTTGCCCACCCCTAGTCCAGGTGCCCGGTGCACGGCGTAGGCTCCGTTCGCCGCCTGTTGGTAGTAATTCGACGCCGAGTACTGTTTCTCTTGATGCACGCCGGTGGCTCCGTACGCTACTGCTGCGGCGGTCACGGCGGCAGCGCCTGGGTAGTGCCTCAACGAATCGGTCGTGTATGCCGACGAATAAAGCGGAATCTGCCCCAGGAACGACTCGGCAGCTGCCTGTCCGCTGCCCGGTAGCGTCACCGGGAACGTCGAGTTCACGAAATACGAACTCATTGGGAAAAGGAGGAGAATTGGAGAGGAAGATAGATAGGAGGATATTTGAGGGGGGTAATACACACAAAGATAGCTAAATGCTAAAGCTAAGTGTAtctcctttccctctcccttccctgtcTTTCCCCTTGGCCTGCACGTTAtgatttgttgtgttttatagCTTACAGTCCAACAGGCTTACAGCTATCACTTACTTTATCGCAGATTGGGGGTTTTTGACTTGAAGGGGAGAtggaggtagagggagggaggggtgagaggtagaagacgaagaggaggtgtgtgt comes from Gadus macrocephalus chromosome 2, ASM3116895v1 and encodes:
- the hoxb6a gene encoding homeobox protein Hox-B6a; this encodes MSSYFVNSTFPVTLPGSGQAAAESFLGQIPLYSSAYTTDSLRHYPGAAAVTAAAVAYGATGVHQEKQYSASNYYQQAANGAYAVHRAPGLGVGNGAGACDYSAAAASFYREKDPTACGLEEHSLSLSQDIVHRKTECPGLSGKGLFGEMVDDKQSTTPVYPWMQRMNACNGTFGNPGRRGRQTYTRYQTLELEKEFHFNRYLTRRRRIEIAHALCLTERQIKIWFQNRRMKWKKENKLINSSSSANGDEEEKTNE